One Pseudomonas fluorescens genomic region harbors:
- the dinG gene encoding ATP-dependent DNA helicase DinG, producing the protein MISTELKTTIQGAYSRFLEAKSLKPRYGQRLMIAEIAKVLGDIDTDDEGRRSGDPAIVAVEAGTGTGKTVAYSMAAIPTAKAAGKRLVIATATVALQEQIVYKDLPDLMRNSGLNFTFALAKGRGRYMCLSKLDMLLQEGHAQTATAQLFEEEGFKIEVDEASQKLFTSMIEKLAGNKWDGDRDSWPNALEDADWARLTTDHSQCTNRHCPNFGQCAFYKAREGMGKVDVIVTNHDMVLADLALGGGAVLPDPRDTIYVFDEGHHLPDKAIGHFAHYTRLRSTADWLETTAKNLTKLLAQHPLPGDLGKLIEQVPELAREIKAQQQFMFSACEQVADFKPGEDVEGRERPRHRFVAGVIPEHMREMGIELKKGFSRLNDLFTRLTDLLKEGMDGEVNIGIASNQAEEWYPLFGSLLSRASGNWELWTAFTAEDPEDSPPMARWLTLAESGSLFDIEVNASPILAAETLRRSLWNVAYGCLVTSATLTALGTFDRFRMRAGLPKKAVTAVVPSPFHHADAGVLRVPDLKADPRDAAAHTAAIIRELPDLVEGSRGTLVLFSSRKQMQDVFDGLDRDWRKRVFIQGNLSKQETLNKHKARVDGGDSSVLFGLASFAEGVDLPGAYCEHVVIAKIPFSVPDDPVEAALSEWIEARGGNPFMEISVPDASLKLVQACGRLLRTEEDRGTITLLDRRLVTQRYGKAILNALPPFRREIS; encoded by the coding sequence ATGATCAGCACTGAACTCAAAACCACGATCCAGGGCGCCTACTCGCGTTTTCTAGAGGCCAAGAGCCTCAAACCGCGCTACGGCCAGCGCCTGATGATCGCTGAAATTGCGAAAGTCCTCGGCGATATCGACACCGACGACGAAGGCCGGCGCAGTGGCGACCCGGCAATTGTCGCGGTGGAAGCCGGCACTGGTACCGGCAAGACCGTGGCCTACAGCATGGCCGCGATCCCCACGGCCAAAGCCGCCGGCAAACGTCTGGTCATCGCCACCGCGACCGTCGCGCTGCAAGAGCAGATCGTCTACAAGGATCTGCCCGACTTGATGCGCAACAGCGGGCTGAACTTCACGTTCGCCCTCGCCAAAGGTCGTGGCCGCTACATGTGCCTGTCCAAGCTCGACATGCTCTTGCAGGAAGGTCACGCGCAAACCGCCACTGCCCAGCTGTTCGAAGAAGAAGGCTTCAAGATCGAGGTCGATGAGGCCAGTCAGAAGCTCTTCACCAGCATGATCGAAAAACTCGCCGGCAATAAATGGGACGGCGACCGTGACAGCTGGCCGAATGCGCTGGAAGACGCCGACTGGGCACGCCTGACCACCGATCACAGCCAATGCACCAACCGTCATTGCCCGAACTTCGGCCAGTGCGCGTTCTACAAGGCGCGCGAAGGCATGGGCAAGGTCGACGTGATCGTCACCAACCACGACATGGTCCTGGCTGATCTGGCATTGGGCGGTGGCGCCGTGTTGCCGGATCCGCGCGATACCATCTATGTATTCGACGAAGGTCACCACCTGCCGGACAAGGCCATCGGCCATTTCGCCCACTACACGCGCCTGCGCTCCACCGCCGACTGGCTGGAAACCACCGCCAAGAACCTCACCAAACTGCTCGCTCAGCATCCGCTGCCGGGCGATCTCGGCAAGTTGATCGAGCAGGTGCCGGAGCTGGCGCGGGAAATCAAAGCGCAGCAGCAGTTCATGTTCAGCGCTTGCGAACAGGTCGCCGACTTCAAGCCTGGCGAAGATGTCGAAGGCCGCGAGCGACCACGGCATCGTTTTGTCGCCGGGGTGATTCCCGAACACATGCGCGAAATGGGCATCGAGCTGAAAAAGGGCTTCTCGCGCTTGAACGATCTTTTCACCCGCCTGACCGATTTGCTCAAGGAAGGCATGGACGGCGAGGTCAACATCGGCATCGCCAGCAATCAGGCCGAAGAATGGTATCCGCTGTTCGGTAGCCTGTTGTCCCGTGCTTCCGGCAACTGGGAACTGTGGACCGCGTTCACCGCCGAAGACCCGGAAGACAGCCCGCCCATGGCGCGTTGGCTGACCCTGGCTGAAAGCGGTTCGCTGTTCGACATCGAGGTCAACGCCAGTCCGATTCTGGCGGCGGAAACCTTGCGTCGCAGTCTGTGGAATGTCGCTTACGGCTGTCTGGTGACCTCGGCGACGCTGACGGCGCTGGGCACTTTCGACCGCTTCCGCATGCGCGCCGGTCTGCCGAAAAAAGCCGTCACGGCGGTGGTGCCGAGCCCGTTCCATCACGCCGATGCGGGTGTGTTGCGGGTGCCGGATCTGAAAGCCGATCCGCGCGATGCCGCCGCACACACGGCGGCGATCATTCGTGAACTGCCGGATCTGGTCGAAGGCTCGCGCGGCACGCTGGTGCTGTTCTCCTCACGCAAACAGATGCAGGACGTGTTCGACGGCCTCGATCGCGACTGGCGCAAGCGAGTGTTCATTCAAGGCAACCTGTCGAAACAGGAAACCCTGAACAAGCACAAGGCGCGGGTCGACGGCGGTGATTCCAGCGTGCTGTTCGGTCTGGCCAGTTTCGCCGAAGGGGTCGACTTGCCGGGCGCGTACTGCGAGCACGTGGTCATCGCCAAGATTCCATTTTCGGTGCCGGACGATCCGGTCGAAGCGGCGCTTTCGGAGTGGATCGAAGCCCGCGGCGGCAACCCGTTCATGGAGATTTCCGTGCCCGATGCCTCGCTGAAGCTGGTTCAGGCCTGCGGTCGTCTGCTGCGCACCGAAGAGGACCGCGGCACCATCACCTTGCTTGATCGGCGCCTGGTCACCCAGCGCTACGGCAAGGCGATCCTCAATGCGCTGCCTCCTTTCCGTCGTGAAATATCCTGA
- a CDS encoding beta-galactosidase, whose protein sequence is MIRRSLPAVFALIFAAPLLAAPAGQQTLFNFVRPADVVKVVTENADLPQANAEQTAEGEVLRRVTFNPVARPTLRLTPQSGAWDWSQSSMMTLRLQSAMNWAVTVYVQIQSNDGRTLTSRVDLPAGPAQTLLVPLVASTPLSQGMKAGPPMPMTVEGQRILLASSSGEVDRSQVVSVSLSMDQPKVAQSLLLERFGVQEGDAVTHAVYGNLVDAYGQSTRSKWPEKVASDEQLKSAAVKEQQQLNSWLAERQKSSLDKFGGWNEGPVFKASGFFRTEKRDGRWFLVTPQGHPFYSLGVNTVSADVSRTYVAGREYMFESLPKPEEPLAIHFGEGDNRGGNGADQGRGYGNGRWYDFYAANLQRLYGEPCKAHSQGKSGVAEAAKSEAAQTAALETAEPATVPAEPKAGVAEAAKTDAEQVTREQISVPCKATIDEPRWASHTLDRLQAWGFNTVGNWSAPSLADAERVPYTLPLSIVGDYTSISTGSDWWGGMPDPFDPRFAMATERAVAIAARDHRDDPWLIGYYADNELAWAGPGDDPQSRYALALGTLKMTTDVPAKRAFLKQLRDKYRNQAGLSKAWGIDLPAWELMEDPGFVPPLPNPEHPEIEADFRYFQKVFADTYFKTISDSLKWHAPNQMLLGGRFAVSTPEAVASCAQYCDVLSFNMYTLKPQDGYDFATLGALDKPVLITEFNFGSADRGPFWGGVTQLAREEDRGPAYANFLKQALSEPSIVGVHWFQYLDQPVSGRLLDGENGHFGLVGVTDLPYQGFVETVRKSNLQAIEQLGAEAQKAPEHEAQGGRKGDAGKAAGAGHAGGHSGNGH, encoded by the coding sequence ATGATCCGCCGTTCGTTGCCTGCCGTATTCGCCTTGATCTTCGCTGCGCCGTTGTTGGCAGCGCCTGCCGGTCAGCAGACCCTGTTCAACTTCGTTCGCCCCGCCGATGTGGTCAAAGTGGTGACCGAAAACGCTGATCTGCCGCAAGCCAACGCCGAGCAGACCGCAGAAGGCGAAGTGTTGCGCCGGGTGACGTTCAATCCGGTGGCTCGGCCGACCCTGCGCTTGACGCCGCAGAGCGGTGCCTGGGACTGGTCGCAGTCCTCGATGATGACCCTGCGTTTGCAAAGTGCAATGAACTGGGCTGTCACTGTTTATGTGCAAATCCAGAGTAACGATGGCCGCACGCTGACCAGTCGCGTCGATCTCCCGGCCGGGCCCGCCCAGACGTTGCTGGTGCCGCTGGTGGCATCGACGCCTTTGAGTCAGGGCATGAAGGCCGGCCCGCCGATGCCGATGACTGTCGAGGGTCAGCGGATCCTGCTCGCCAGCAGTAGCGGTGAAGTCGATCGCAGCCAAGTGGTGTCGGTGAGCCTGTCGATGGATCAGCCGAAAGTCGCGCAAAGCTTGCTGCTCGAGCGTTTCGGCGTGCAGGAAGGCGATGCGGTTACCCATGCGGTATACGGCAATCTGGTCGATGCGTACGGGCAATCGACCCGCAGCAAATGGCCGGAAAAAGTCGCCAGCGATGAGCAACTCAAATCCGCAGCAGTCAAAGAACAGCAACAGTTGAACAGCTGGCTGGCCGAGCGGCAGAAGTCCTCGCTGGACAAGTTCGGTGGCTGGAACGAAGGCCCGGTGTTCAAGGCCAGCGGTTTCTTCCGCACCGAAAAGCGTGACGGCCGCTGGTTCCTGGTCACGCCGCAAGGGCATCCGTTTTATTCGCTGGGCGTGAACACGGTCAGCGCAGACGTCAGCCGGACTTATGTGGCCGGCCGCGAATACATGTTCGAATCCTTGCCCAAGCCTGAGGAGCCGTTGGCCATTCACTTCGGCGAAGGCGACAACCGTGGCGGCAACGGCGCCGATCAGGGGCGCGGCTACGGCAACGGGCGCTGGTATGACTTCTACGCTGCCAACCTGCAGCGTTTGTATGGCGAACCGTGCAAAGCCCACAGCCAAGGCAAATCCGGGGTCGCTGAGGCGGCGAAAAGCGAAGCCGCACAGACCGCCGCATTGGAAACCGCAGAACCTGCCACCGTGCCAGCCGAGCCAAAAGCCGGGGTTGCCGAAGCCGCCAAGACCGACGCGGAGCAAGTGACCCGCGAACAAATCAGCGTGCCGTGCAAAGCGACCATCGACGAACCGCGATGGGCCAGCCATACCCTGGATCGTCTGCAAGCCTGGGGTTTCAACACGGTCGGCAATTGGAGTGCACCGTCGCTGGCTGATGCCGAGCGCGTGCCCTATACCTTGCCGCTGTCGATTGTCGGCGATTACACCAGCATCAGCACCGGCAGCGACTGGTGGGGCGGCATGCCCGATCCGTTTGATCCACGTTTCGCCATGGCCACCGAACGTGCCGTGGCCATCGCCGCCCGCGATCACCGCGATGATCCGTGGCTGATCGGCTATTACGCCGACAACGAACTGGCCTGGGCCGGACCTGGCGACGATCCGCAGTCACGTTACGCCTTGGCGCTCGGCACGTTGAAGATGACCACCGATGTGCCGGCCAAGCGCGCATTTCTCAAGCAGCTGCGTGACAAGTACCGCAATCAGGCCGGACTCTCGAAAGCCTGGGGCATCGATCTGCCGGCATGGGAGCTGATGGAGGATCCGGGATTCGTGCCGCCGCTGCCGAATCCTGAACATCCGGAAATCGAAGCTGACTTCAGATACTTCCAGAAAGTCTTCGCCGATACCTACTTCAAGACCATCTCCGACTCGTTGAAATGGCACGCCCCCAACCAAATGTTGCTGGGCGGCCGTTTCGCCGTCAGTACGCCTGAAGCCGTGGCGTCCTGTGCGCAGTATTGCGACGTGCTGAGCTTCAACATGTACACGCTCAAGCCGCAGGACGGCTACGACTTCGCGACGCTGGGCGCGTTGGACAAACCGGTGCTGATCACCGAATTCAACTTCGGCTCGGCCGATCGCGGCCCGTTCTGGGGCGGGGTGACGCAGCTGGCCAGGGAAGAAGATCGCGGCCCGGCCTACGCCAACTTCCTCAAACAGGCGCTGAGCGAGCCATCGATTGTCGGCGTGCACTGGTTCCAGTATCTGGATCAACCGGTGAGCGGTCGTCTGCTCGATGGCGAGAATGGTCATTTCGGCCTGGTCGGGGTCACGGATCTGCCGTATCAAGGCTTCGTCGAAACCGTGCGCAAGAGCAATTTGCAGGCGATTGAGCAGTTGGGCGCGGAGGCGCAGAAAGCCCCCGAGCATGAAGCGCAGGGTGGCCGCAAAGGTGACGCAGGCAAAGCGGCGGGGGCAGGGCATGCGGGTGGGCATTCGGGGAATGGTCATTAA
- a CDS encoding serine hydrolase domain-containing protein, with the protein MQIQGHYELQFEAVREAFAALFDDPQERGAALCIKVGGETVVDLWSGTADKDGAEAWHSDTIANLFSCTKTFTAVTALQLVAEGKLQLDAPVARYWPEFAAAGKESVTLRQLLCHQAGLPALRELLGPEALYDWQTMVDALAAEAPWWTPGTGHGYAAITYGWLVGELLRRADGRGPGESIVARVAKPLGLDFHVGLADEEFHRVAHIARGKGNPGDAAAQRLLQVTMREPTAMSTRAFTNPPSVLTSTNKPEWRRMQQPAANGHGNARSLAGFYAGLLDGSLLESDMLQELTREHSLGEDKTLLTRTRFGLGCMLDQPNVPNATYGLGPRAFGHPGAGGSIGFADPEHDVAFGFVTNTLGPYVLMDPRAQKLARVLATCL; encoded by the coding sequence GTGCAGATTCAGGGACATTACGAGCTTCAATTCGAAGCGGTGCGCGAAGCTTTCGCTGCACTGTTCGACGATCCCCAGGAACGCGGCGCAGCCCTGTGCATCAAGGTCGGTGGAGAAACCGTCGTCGATCTCTGGTCCGGTACCGCCGACAAGGATGGCGCCGAGGCCTGGCACAGCGACACCATCGCCAATCTGTTTTCCTGCACCAAAACCTTCACTGCGGTCACCGCACTCCAGTTGGTCGCCGAAGGCAAGCTGCAACTGGACGCCCCGGTGGCTCGCTACTGGCCGGAGTTCGCTGCAGCTGGCAAAGAATCCGTAACCCTGCGCCAATTGCTCTGCCATCAGGCCGGTCTGCCGGCTCTGCGCGAATTGCTCGGCCCCGAAGCCCTCTACGACTGGCAAACCATGGTCGATGCCCTCGCCGCCGAGGCCCCGTGGTGGACGCCGGGCACCGGTCACGGTTACGCCGCGATCACCTACGGCTGGCTGGTGGGCGAGTTGCTGCGGCGCGCCGATGGACGCGGTCCCGGCGAATCCATCGTCGCCCGCGTCGCCAAACCGCTGGGGCTGGATTTCCATGTAGGCCTGGCCGATGAAGAATTTCATCGCGTGGCGCATATCGCCCGTGGCAAAGGCAATCCTGGCGATGCCGCCGCTCAGCGCCTGCTGCAAGTGACGATGCGCGAGCCGACGGCCATGAGCACCCGCGCTTTCACCAATCCGCCTTCGGTCCTCACCAGCACCAATAAGCCGGAATGGCGCCGTATGCAGCAACCCGCGGCCAACGGACACGGCAATGCGCGCAGCCTCGCCGGGTTCTATGCCGGGCTTCTCGACGGCAGCCTGCTCGAAAGCGATATGCTGCAAGAGCTGACCCGCGAACACAGCCTCGGTGAAGACAAGACCTTGCTCACGCGCACCCGTTTCGGCCTCGGCTGCATGCTCGATCAACCAAACGTGCCCAATGCCACTTATGGCCTGGGCCCGCGAGCATTCGGCCATCCGGGCGCGGGCGGCTCCATCGGCTTCGCGGATCCAGAGCATGATGTGGCCTTCGGGTTCGTGACAAATACCTTGGGGCCTTATGTTTTGATGGATCCGCGTGCGCAGAAGCTCGCGCGGGTGCTTGCCACTTGTCTGTAA
- a CDS encoding OmpA family protein — MSSKKTLALALCVAITGCAQTPKNEADGGSWWPFGSSDKVAAKEPAPAPSKPVATAPVTKAESSNPWYWPFGSSDEAVKADLKAEVQPEAKPAAVAKADAESGGKWWWPFGGKDQPTAKAVPMPDPKVTQAWLDDYEPRLREAVKDSNLQLERRENVLVVTAPVEGSFNPDRPAMLLPVTLGPFTRVAKILEADPKTAVLVLGHSDTSGSAPANIKLSQERAQSIAAIFRLSGLQRDRLMLRGMGSEAPRAANDSVEGRALNRRVELLVTPQNTMVALLSKYNMPAPKPVTLVAAQDVKPVAKPATPAPVVKKAAAPAAKKAPAKKAAAKAPAKKTPAKTPAKKTAPAKAAATDKKVAATDATKK; from the coding sequence ATGTCATCTAAAAAGACCCTCGCCCTGGCCCTGTGTGTAGCGATCACCGGTTGCGCACAGACCCCGAAAAACGAAGCGGACGGCGGCAGTTGGTGGCCGTTCGGTTCTTCCGACAAAGTAGCCGCCAAAGAGCCAGCTCCCGCGCCTTCGAAACCCGTCGCCACTGCCCCTGTGACAAAAGCCGAGAGCAGTAATCCATGGTACTGGCCGTTCGGTTCCAGCGATGAAGCGGTCAAGGCCGATTTGAAAGCAGAAGTGCAGCCTGAAGCCAAACCGGCGGCGGTGGCCAAGGCTGACGCTGAGTCCGGCGGTAAATGGTGGTGGCCGTTCGGCGGCAAGGATCAGCCGACCGCCAAAGCCGTGCCGATGCCCGATCCGAAAGTGACCCAGGCCTGGCTCGACGACTACGAGCCGCGTCTGCGTGAAGCGGTCAAGGACAGCAATCTGCAACTTGAGCGCCGTGAAAACGTGCTGGTCGTCACCGCGCCGGTGGAAGGCTCGTTCAACCCGGATCGTCCGGCGATGTTGCTGCCTGTGACACTCGGCCCGTTCACCCGCGTGGCGAAAATTCTCGAAGCCGATCCGAAAACCGCTGTGCTGGTTCTTGGCCACAGCGACACCAGCGGTTCCGCACCGGCCAACATCAAACTGAGCCAGGAACGTGCGCAGTCCATCGCGGCGATTTTCCGCCTCAGTGGCTTGCAGCGTGATCGCCTGATGCTGCGTGGCATGGGTTCCGAAGCACCGCGTGCGGCCAACGACAGCGTTGAAGGCCGTGCGCTTAACCGTCGCGTTGAACTGCTGGTGACCCCGCAGAACACCATGGTTGCGCTGTTGAGCAAATACAACATGCCGGCGCCTAAGCCAGTCACACTGGTTGCTGCGCAGGACGTCAAGCCAGTGGCCAAGCCGGCGACTCCGGCGCCTGTGGTGAAAAAAGCCGCTGCGCCGGCGGCGAAGAAGGCTCCTGCCAAGAAGGCCGCTGCCAAGGCTCCAGCGAAAAAGACCCCGGCGAAAACTCCGGCTAAAAAGACTGCGCCTGCCAAGGCCGCTGCGACCGACAAGAAGGTCGCCGCGACTGACGCGACCAAGAAGTGA
- the pdxH gene encoding pyridoxamine 5'-phosphate oxidase — translation MTQALADMRRDYTRDGLTEAQAPAEPFALFHQWFADAVKTEQAPVEANAMTLATVDAQGRPHCRILLLKGLDAQGFTFFTNYDSAKGQQLLANPFAAMTFFWPTLERQVRIEGRVVKVTPQESDAYYQVRPLGSRLGAWASPQSRVINGRGELEDLLKATERRFSDTQPHCPEHWGGYRLLPERIEFWQGRSSRLHDRLNYRAQSAAWILERLAP, via the coding sequence ATGACCCAGGCTCTGGCCGATATGCGTCGCGACTACACCCGTGACGGTTTGACTGAGGCGCAAGCCCCGGCCGAGCCGTTTGCGCTGTTTCACCAGTGGTTCGCCGATGCGGTTAAAACCGAGCAGGCGCCGGTGGAAGCCAACGCCATGACCCTGGCCACGGTCGATGCACAGGGACGTCCGCATTGTCGCATTTTGCTGCTCAAGGGCCTGGACGCGCAGGGCTTTACCTTTTTCACCAACTACGACAGCGCCAAGGGCCAGCAGCTGCTGGCCAATCCGTTTGCCGCCATGACTTTCTTCTGGCCGACCCTGGAGCGCCAGGTGCGCATCGAAGGGCGGGTGGTGAAAGTTACGCCGCAAGAGTCCGATGCCTATTATCAGGTGCGCCCGCTGGGCAGTCGCCTCGGTGCTTGGGCATCGCCGCAAAGCCGGGTCATCAACGGTCGCGGCGAACTGGAAGATTTGCTCAAAGCCACTGAGCGACGCTTCAGCGACACCCAGCCGCACTGCCCGGAACATTGGGGCGGTTACCGCCTGCTGCCCGAGCGCATCGAGTTCTGGCAGGGCCGTTCGAGCCGCCTGCATGATCGCCTCAACTACCGCGCACAGAGCGCCGCCTGGATTCTTGAACGTCTGGCACCCTGA
- a CDS encoding glycine zipper 2TM domain-containing protein, with the protein MRKSVLLVASFSTMAMLLTGCQSSLTGDSYSRDEARRVQTIRMGTIESLRPVKIEGTKTPIGGAAGAVVGGVGGSAIGGGKGSIVAAVIGAVAGGLLGSATEEGLTRTQGVEITVREDDGSMRAYVQQVQENEVFRVGERVRISTVGGTSRVSH; encoded by the coding sequence ATGCGTAAGTCTGTTCTGCTGGTTGCTTCCTTTTCCACGATGGCGATGTTGCTGACCGGCTGCCAATCAAGCCTCACCGGCGACTCCTACTCCCGTGACGAAGCGCGTCGTGTGCAGACGATTCGCATGGGCACCATCGAATCCCTGCGACCGGTAAAAATCGAAGGCACAAAAACCCCGATTGGCGGCGCAGCAGGCGCAGTGGTCGGCGGCGTCGGCGGTAGCGCCATCGGCGGCGGCAAGGGCAGTATCGTTGCTGCCGTTATCGGCGCAGTGGCCGGCGGCCTGCTGGGCTCGGCCACCGAAGAAGGCCTGACCCGGACTCAAGGTGTGGAAATCACCGTGCGTGAAGACGACGGCAGCATGCGTGCCTACGTCCAGCAAGTGCAGGAGAATGAAGTATTCCGCGTTGGCGAGCGGGTGCGGATTTCGACTGTTGGCGGGACCAGCCGCGTTTCGCACTAA
- the nhaA gene encoding Na+/H+ antiporter NhaA, giving the protein MPLRSTFTRFFQLEAASGLLLIAAAILALIINNSPLSWLYTGLLDTPVVAQIGALKIAKPLLLWINDGLMAMFFLLIGLEVKREVLDGQLSKPSQIVLPGAAAIGGMLVPALIYWFLNRDNPAALSGWAIPTATDIAFALGVLALLGKRVPVSLKLFLMTLAIIDDLGAIVIIAIFYSGELSTLSLGLAAACIAALVAMNRLGVVKLGPYMIIGLILWVCVLKSGVHATLAGVTLAFCIPLRTKNAEPSPLLTLEHALHPWVAYGILPLFAFANAGLSLSGVTVESFTHDVPMGIAIGLLLGKTIGVFGLTWLAVKIGIAALPQGANWGQVLGVAILCGIGFTMSLFVGSLAFEPGVSDYAGMDRMGILTGSILAALIGYAVTAGASRRNSAGSLNT; this is encoded by the coding sequence TTGCCTCTGCGTAGCACTTTCACGCGTTTCTTTCAGTTGGAAGCTGCCAGCGGTCTGTTATTGATCGCTGCAGCCATCCTCGCACTGATCATCAACAACTCGCCGCTGTCGTGGCTCTACACCGGTTTGCTCGACACCCCGGTGGTGGCGCAGATCGGCGCGTTGAAAATCGCCAAACCGCTATTGCTGTGGATCAACGACGGTCTGATGGCGATGTTCTTCCTGCTCATCGGGCTGGAAGTGAAGCGTGAAGTGCTCGACGGCCAGCTATCGAAACCTTCGCAAATCGTCCTGCCCGGTGCAGCGGCAATCGGCGGCATGCTGGTGCCTGCGCTGATCTACTGGTTCCTCAACCGCGACAACCCCGCCGCCCTGAGCGGCTGGGCCATCCCGACCGCCACTGACATTGCTTTCGCCCTTGGCGTTCTCGCCTTGCTCGGCAAGCGCGTACCGGTGTCGCTGAAGCTGTTCCTGATGACCCTGGCGATCATCGATGACCTCGGCGCCATTGTGATCATCGCGATCTTCTACTCGGGCGAGCTTTCGACCCTGTCGCTGGGCCTCGCGGCGGCGTGTATCGCGGCATTGGTGGCGATGAACCGGCTTGGCGTGGTCAAACTCGGGCCATACATGATCATCGGCTTGATCCTGTGGGTCTGCGTGCTGAAAAGCGGCGTCCACGCGACGCTGGCCGGCGTGACTCTGGCCTTCTGCATCCCGCTGCGCACGAAAAACGCTGAACCGTCGCCGCTGCTGACCCTTGAGCATGCGCTGCACCCATGGGTCGCCTACGGCATCCTGCCGCTGTTCGCCTTCGCCAATGCCGGACTGTCGCTGAGCGGCGTTACCGTCGAAAGCTTCACCCACGACGTACCGATGGGCATCGCTATCGGCCTGCTGCTGGGCAAGACCATCGGCGTGTTCGGCCTGACCTGGCTGGCGGTCAAGATCGGCATCGCCGCCCTGCCCCAAGGCGCCAACTGGGGCCAGGTCCTCGGCGTCGCGATACTCTGCGGCATCGGCTTCACCATGAGCCTGTTCGTCGGCTCGCTGGCCTTCGAACCGGGCGTGAGTGATTACGCCGGCATGGATCGCATGGGCATTTTGACCGGGTCGATTCTCGCGGCATTGATTGGTTACGCGGTGACGGCGGGGGCGAGTCGGCGCAACAGCGCCGGATCGCTGAATACCTAA
- a CDS encoding PLP-dependent cysteine synthase family protein, which translates to MSDNRQWAREAIRIIEADFQRSADTHLIPLPLPGFAGIELYFKDESSHPTGSLKHRLARSLFLYALCNGWLKPGAPVIEASSGSTAISEAYFARMLGLPFIAVMPSTTSKEKIAQIAFYGGQSHLVTDPTQIYAESERLAREHGGHFIDQFTYAERATDWRANNNIAESIFQQMRYETHPEPSWLISSPGTGGTTATLGRYVRYRQHGTRVLCADAERSVFFDFYQTGDANLRLDCGSRIEGIGRPRVEASFLPKVIDAMVKVPDALSLAAMHYLAQRLGRHVGGSSGTNLIGALMAAQQMKAAGESGSIVAILCDGGERYADTYYDQAWLKAQGYELDWLIAAVAASAERGEALPTSVLRANI; encoded by the coding sequence ATGAGCGACAACCGCCAGTGGGCCCGCGAAGCCATCCGTATCATTGAAGCGGATTTTCAGCGCAGCGCCGACACCCACCTGATCCCTTTGCCGCTGCCTGGTTTTGCCGGCATCGAGTTGTATTTCAAGGACGAGTCCAGCCATCCCACCGGCAGCCTCAAACATCGCCTGGCCCGCTCGCTGTTTCTATACGCGCTGTGTAACGGCTGGCTGAAGCCCGGCGCACCGGTGATCGAAGCATCGAGCGGTTCGACGGCGATTTCCGAAGCCTATTTTGCGCGCATGCTTGGTTTACCGTTCATTGCGGTGATGCCATCGACCACTTCGAAAGAGAAGATCGCGCAGATCGCCTTCTATGGTGGACAGAGTCATCTGGTAACGGATCCGACGCAAATCTACGCCGAGTCCGAACGGCTGGCTCGTGAGCATGGCGGCCATTTCATTGATCAGTTCACCTATGCCGAGCGCGCCACCGACTGGCGCGCGAACAACAACATCGCCGAATCGATCTTTCAGCAGATGCGCTACGAAACACATCCTGAACCGAGCTGGCTGATCTCAAGTCCCGGCACCGGCGGCACCACCGCGACCCTCGGTCGTTACGTGCGCTATCGGCAGCACGGCACCCGCGTGTTGTGCGCCGATGCCGAGCGTTCGGTGTTCTTCGATTTTTATCAGACCGGTGATGCCAACCTGCGTCTCGATTGCGGCTCGCGAATTGAGGGCATTGGCCGGCCGCGTGTCGAGGCGTCGTTTCTGCCCAAGGTGATTGATGCGATGGTCAAAGTGCCGGACGCGTTGTCGCTCGCGGCCATGCATTACCTGGCGCAGCGTCTGGGACGTCATGTTGGCGGGTCGAGCGGGACCAATCTGATTGGCGCCCTGATGGCGGCGCAACAGATGAAAGCGGCGGGGGAGTCAGGGTCGATCGTGGCGATCCTGTGCGATGGCGGCGAGCGTTATGCCGACACGTATTACGATCAGGCGTGGCTGAAAGCGCAGGGGTATGAGCTGGACTGGTTGATCGCAGCGGTGGCGGCGAGTGCCGAGCGGGGGGAAGCGCTGCCGACGTCAGTTCTTCGCGCGAATATCTGA